The genomic segment GGCGTGGCTCGAAGCGGCGTTGCGCGCGCTCGAAGGATCGGGGCTGGACACCGGCGAGCGGATCTCGGCGACGATGTTCCTCAACGCCGCCACGTTCAGCCTCGCGCGGCTGTCGATCGACCTCAAACCGATGGAGGACTTCGCCACCGCGCTCACGCTCGGCGCGCAGACCGGGCGCTACCCGATCCTGGCAGGCATGCTCGCCGACGGCACCTTCGAGTCCGTCGGCGCGCCGCAGACCGAGTTCGCGCAGGAGATCCTGCCCGACCTGGAGTTCGGCCTGCGGCGCGTGCTCGAAGGCATCGACCAGTACGTCAGTGCGCGGAAGACCGCGCCCACAGGTTGATGTCGCCCTCCACCGCGTAGCGCTCGATCTCGGCGAGTTCGTCGTCGGTGAACACGAGGTTGTCCAGCGAGCCGACGTTCGCCTCCAGCTGGGCCACGCTGCTGGCGCCGATCAGCACCGAGGTGACCCGCGGGTCACGCAGCGCCCACGCCAGCGCGAGTTGGGCCAGGCTCTGGCCGCGCCGCTGCGCGACCTCGTTCAGCGCGCGGACGCGGGTGAGGTTCTCCTCGGTGAGCATGCCCTCGTTGAGCGCGCCGCCGGTGGCCGCGCGTGAGTCCTCGGGGATGCCGTTGAGGTAGCGATCGGTCAGCAACCCTTGCGCCAGCGGGGAGAACGCGATGCAGCCGGCGCCGGCCGAGTCCAGAGTGGACAGCAGGTCCTGCTCCTCGATCCACCGGTTGAGCATCGAGTAGGACGGCTGGTGGATCAGCAGCGGGGTGCCGAGGTCGCGCAGGATGCGGGCGGCTTCGACGGTCTTGGCCGAGGAGTACGACGAGATGCCGACGTACAGCGCGCGCCCGGAGCGCACGGCGGTGTCGAGCGCGCCGACCGTCTCCTCCAGCGGGGTGTCCGGGTCGAACCGGTGCGAGTAGAAGATGTCCACGTAGTCCAGCCCCATCCGCTCCAGGGACTGGTCCAGTGAGGCCAGCAGGTACTTGCGCGAGCCGAGGTTGCCGTAGGGCCCCGGCCACATGTCGTACCCGGCCTTGGTGGAGATGACCAGTTCGTCCCGGTACGGGCGGAAGTCCTCGGCCAGTAGCCTGCCGAAGTTGAGCTCCGCGGAGCCGTAGGGCGGGCCGTAGTTGTTGGCCAGGTCGAAATGGGTGATGCCGAGGTCGAAGGCCCGGCGGCAGATGGCGCGCTGGGTCTCGAACGGCCGGTCGTGGCCGAAGTTGTGCCACAGGCCGAGCGAGACCGCGGGCAGGTGGAGCCCGCTGCGCCCGCTCCGCCGGTAAACCATGGAGTCGTACCTGTCGGCAGCCGCGATGTAAGTCACCGCCCGAGCCTACGGCCTCCGCCCCGGATCCGTGGACCGTCCACGATGGACTTCACGGCCGCCGTCGCAGCACCTCCAGCGTCCGCACCGCGCGTTCGTACTCCTGGCGCAGCGCCGTGCGGCGCTCGGTGATCCAGTGCTCACCGGGCATGCCTTCGAGGAAGTCGCCTTCGTAGGCCTCGACCGCGGTGCTCAGCCACTTCGCCGGGGCCAGGTCGGCGTCGCGCAGGGCGGCCCGGAACCGGTCGACGTCGAAGTCGCAGCCGAGTTCCCGGTTGAAGCGGTACCGCCCGTCCGCGTAGGTCACCCAGCCCGGCTGCCGCAGCGCCCGGCGCAGGTGGTGCAGCGTGGTGTGGAAGTTGTTGCGGACCTGGGCGGCGGTCGACCACGGCCACAGCGCGCGGGTGATCCGCTCCTTGGTGCAGTCGGTCTCGGTGAGCAGGAAGTACAGCAGTTCACGGGGTTTGGCGAAGGTCCAGTCGGCGGCCAGCAGCGGTTCGGTGCCGAGGCACACCTCCGCCCGCCCCAGCGCGAACACCCGCAGCGGTGGGTCCACCACCCGCGTGACGGCGTGCACCGCGTGCTCGTCCAGTTCCGCGCGGATCACCTCGTCGGCCGTGCCACCGGACCACAGCTGCGCGAACCGCGGCCGTGGCACGGTCGCGCGCGCGGACGCGAGGGCCCGCTCCCGGGCCGGGCGTTCGACGGGCGGCACCCGGGCGCCGGTCAGCATCCGCAGCTCGGCGGCGGCACCGAGCAGCCGGATCGCGTGCTCGGGCTCGCGCGTCGCCAGTGCGACAGAAGCCAGCGCTTCCAGCACGCTGGCGACTCGCCAGCGTGCGTTGAGCGCGTGGTGGTTGCGCAGGCTCGTGCGCAGCAACCGGCGTGCCGTCGTGGTGTCGGCCTCGTGCAGCGCGAGCAGGCCGAGCTGGCTGAGCGCCCACGCCTTGCCGTCCCGCCACGCCGTTTGATCGGCTTCGGCGAAGCTGCGCGAGAGCAGTTCGTGAGCCGAGCCGTGCTCACCGCGGTGCAGCGCGACCGCGCCCAGGCCGAGCAGGGCCCGCGCCCGCGCGCGCTTCGCCCGCGGCTCTGGCTGCGCCTTCGCCAGTGCCTCCGCTCCGGCGCACACCATGCGCGCGGCGCGGAAGTCACCACGCAGCCAGGAGATCAGGCCGAGCTGGTTCAGCGATTCCGCGGTCCAGAGCGGGTCGGCCAGGCGCATCGCGAGCCGCCTGCTCTGCGTGTGCCGGGCGTACGCGGCCGGGTAGTCACCGAGTTCGAGCGCGGCGTCGCCGAGCGCTTCGAGCACGATCCCGGCGTTGCGGGTGTCCCCGTGCCGCGCGCAGAGCGCCAGCGCCTCGGTCAGCACGTCGGCTGCCTGCTCGTGAGCGCCCGACAACCGTGCGGTGTCCCCGAGCGTCAGCAGGTGGTCCAGACGGGCCCGGTCCGGGGCGGGGAGCGGGAGCCCGGCGGCGACGGTTTCGCTGGCGAAGTACTCCCGCACCACGCGCAGCAGCCGGAACCGCGTCCGGCAGCGGACCACCAGCGCCGCGCCGGTCAGCCGGGCCATCGCGGCGGTGGGGTCCGGGCACCCGGCACCGGCCAGCTCCCGCACCGCGCGGATGGTGAACAGCCCGGGGAACACGGTCAGCCTGCTCAGAAGTTGCCGGTCGGCGGGGCTCAGCCGGACCACCGCGGCGGTGAGCGCGCCACGCACCCCGGTCACCCGGTGGCGATCACCACCGGTGGCCACGGGTTGCCCGGTTACCGTCATCGGAAGCACCTCGTGCGGGATCGCGCTGTGATCTCCACCTTCTGCATCAGCGGGCTCGTCCGGTATCGGGGGATTCCCCCATCCGGCTTCCCCGTTACCGGGCGGTGGGTGACCATGAGGCCGT from the Amycolatopsis magusensis genome contains:
- the mgrA gene encoding L-glyceraldehyde 3-phosphate reductase, producing MVYRRSGRSGLHLPAVSLGLWHNFGHDRPFETQRAICRRAFDLGITHFDLANNYGPPYGSAELNFGRLLAEDFRPYRDELVISTKAGYDMWPGPYGNLGSRKYLLASLDQSLERMGLDYVDIFYSHRFDPDTPLEETVGALDTAVRSGRALYVGISSYSSAKTVEAARILRDLGTPLLIHQPSYSMLNRWIEEQDLLSTLDSAGAGCIAFSPLAQGLLTDRYLNGIPEDSRAATGGALNEGMLTEENLTRVRALNEVAQRRGQSLAQLALAWALRDPRVTSVLIGASSVAQLEANVGSLDNLVFTDDELAEIERYAVEGDINLWARSSAH